One window of the Gambusia affinis linkage group LG13, SWU_Gaff_1.0, whole genome shotgun sequence genome contains the following:
- the mzt1 gene encoding mitotic-spindle organizing protein 1 isoform X2, whose translation MFSVANEEFSVVTSSSWFRCGNLCKLVTMASAANTNLNAVRETMDVLLEISRLLNTGLDMESLSICVRLCEQGINPEALSAVIKELRKASETLKVSENCTN comes from the exons ATGTTTTCAGTAGCCAATGAAGAATTTAGTGTCGTCACTTCCTCCTCCTGGTTTCGATGCGGGAATCTTTGCAAGCTAG taactaTGGCAAGTGCAGCAAATACAAACCTGAACGCAGTCCGGGAAACGATGGATG TCCTGCTTGAGATCTCAAGGTTGCTGAACACCGGTTTGGACATGGAGTCTCTGTCGATCTGTGTGCGACTGTGTGAGCAAGGCATTAACCCAGAAGCTCTGTCTGCAGTCATCAAAGAGCTGCGTAAGGCTTCAGAGACCCTCAAG GTTTCTGAGAACTGCACAAactga
- the mzt1 gene encoding mitotic-spindle organizing protein 1 isoform X1: MASAANTNLNAVRETMDVLLEISRLLNTGLDMESLSICVRLCEQGINPEALSAVIKELRKASETLKVSENCTN; this comes from the exons aTGGCAAGTGCAGCAAATACAAACCTGAACGCAGTCCGGGAAACGATGGATG TCCTGCTTGAGATCTCAAGGTTGCTGAACACCGGTTTGGACATGGAGTCTCTGTCGATCTGTGTGCGACTGTGTGAGCAAGGCATTAACCCAGAAGCTCTGTCTGCAGTCATCAAAGAGCTGCGTAAGGCTTCAGAGACCCTCAAG GTTTCTGAGAACTGCACAAactga